The Austwickia sp. genome includes a region encoding these proteins:
- a CDS encoding PD-(D/E)XK nuclease family protein, producing the protein MAPALSPSRASDFMTCPLLYRFRVVDRLPEPPSAAAARGTLVHAVLERLFDLPAERRTVEEACQLLPGEWERLVAERPDLAVLVAGRDGGHDEQARAEEAWYDAATRLVERWFTLEDPTRLEPAERELYVEAELDGLVLRGYVDRLDVAPDGRMRVVDYKTGRSPSELFEGKALFQMKFYALVLWRLHGRVPTLLQLVYLGNGEIMRYEPDERDLLAVERKVKALWVAIERAAATGEFRASPSRLCDWCEHRALCPAWGGTPPPLPEGAALLALDPRASGAAVVAVD; encoded by the coding sequence ATGGCACCGGCCCTGTCCCCCAGTCGCGCGAGCGACTTCATGACGTGCCCGCTGCTCTATCGGTTCCGGGTCGTCGACCGCCTCCCCGAACCGCCGTCGGCCGCGGCCGCCCGCGGCACGCTGGTGCACGCCGTGCTGGAGCGGCTCTTCGATCTGCCCGCCGAGCGACGCACCGTCGAGGAGGCCTGCCAACTCCTGCCTGGCGAGTGGGAGCGGCTGGTCGCGGAACGCCCGGACCTGGCCGTCCTCGTCGCGGGCCGCGACGGGGGGCACGACGAGCAGGCGCGGGCGGAGGAGGCGTGGTACGACGCGGCGACCCGGCTCGTCGAGCGGTGGTTCACCCTCGAGGACCCGACCCGCCTAGAGCCCGCGGAGCGGGAGCTGTACGTCGAGGCGGAGCTGGACGGCTTGGTGCTGCGGGGCTATGTCGACCGCCTTGATGTGGCGCCGGACGGGCGGATGCGGGTCGTCGACTACAAGACCGGGCGGTCCCCCAGCGAGTTGTTCGAGGGCAAGGCGCTGTTCCAGATGAAGTTCTACGCCTTGGTGCTGTGGCGGCTGCACGGCAGAGTGCCGACCCTGCTGCAGCTCGTTTACCTCGGCAACGGCGAGATCATGCGCTATGAGCCCGACGAGCGGGACCTGCTCGCCGTGGAGCGCAAGGTCAAGGCCCTGTGGGTCGCCATCGAGCGCGCCGCCGCCACCGGGGAGTTCCGGGCGAGTCCCAGCAGGCTGTGCGACTGGTGCGAGCACCGGGCGCTCTGCCCCGCCTGGGGTGGCACGCCGCCGCCGCTGCCCGAGGGGGCCGCGTTGTTGGCGCTCGATCCGCGGGCCAGTGGCGCGGCGGTCGTGGCGGTGGACTGA
- a CDS encoding phosphoesterase PA-phosphatase produces the protein MVAREPSPPAVPPEEDHPDLVRLAAARPSRLARAISEATDPALVVAAVTTYVAVRSSGGWLSGLGWAGLAVLFCVALPYGVLFVLLRGGVVADRHVVRREQRLWPSLTALVSVLVGLGLLWRLGAPWPLIVLVLSQLAGLVAISLVTLWSKASLHTAVTAGALCVVALLQGGAWWAIAALCAAIVGWARIRGGRHSPPQVVAGLLIGAATTIGVFGPLALAG, from the coding sequence ATGGTCGCGCGCGAGCCGTCCCCGCCAGCAGTCCCGCCCGAGGAGGACCATCCCGATCTGGTGCGGTTGGCCGCCGCGCGGCCGTCCCGCCTCGCCCGGGCGATCTCCGAGGCCACCGACCCGGCGCTCGTCGTCGCCGCCGTCACGACGTACGTCGCCGTCCGCTCCTCCGGCGGTTGGCTCTCCGGGCTCGGGTGGGCCGGGTTGGCGGTGCTGTTCTGCGTGGCGCTGCCGTACGGCGTGTTGTTCGTCCTCCTGCGCGGCGGGGTGGTGGCGGATCGCCACGTCGTACGCCGTGAGCAGCGCCTCTGGCCCTCGCTGACCGCGCTGGTGAGCGTCCTGGTCGGCCTCGGGCTGCTCTGGCGGCTGGGGGCGCCGTGGCCGCTGATCGTGCTGGTTCTCTCCCAACTCGCCGGCCTGGTGGCGATTTCGCTGGTCACGCTGTGGAGCAAGGCGTCGCTGCATACCGCTGTGACCGCTGGGGCGCTGTGCGTGGTGGCGCTCCTGCAGGGCGGGGCGTGGTGGGCGATCGCGGCCCTGTGCGCCGCCATCGTCGGTTGGGCCCGGATTCGCGGCGGGCGCCACAGCCCACCGCAGGTCGTCGCCGGGCTGCTCATCGGGGCAGCGACCACGATCGGCGTGTTCGGGCCCCTGGCGCTGGCTGGCTGA
- a CDS encoding citramalate synthase gives MTTDVHVYDTTLRDGAQQEGLNLSVADKLVIAAHLDDLGVGFIEGGWPGANPKDTDFFARAARELQLRNSQLAAFGATRRAGLAAADDPQVRGLLDAQAPVVTLVAKSHVRHVDLALRTTREENLAMIRDTVTFLRGEGRRVFLDAEHFFDGYRADRDYALEVIRVAAESGAEVVALCDTNGGMLPDEVGEVVADALAATGARLGIHCHNDTGCAVANSLAAVGAGATHVQGTINGYGERTGNANLLTVVANLQLKKGMTLIEPERMREATHIARSIGEVTNVPATSRQPYVGTSAFAHKAGLHASAIKVDADLYQHHDPAEVGNEMRMLVSDMAGRASIELKGRELGFDLADQRDVLGSVVDRVKDMESRGYTFDAADASFELLLRRELGNDDLNYFDVESWRVTTDAGGVERGAPAMSEASVKLHAGGRHVALGEGNGPVNALDHALRLALVGVYPELDDIELTDYKVRILDASHGTDAITRVLIEHTGTDDTWSTVGVAANIVEASWIALVDGIVYGLLRMGVPPRR, from the coding sequence ATGACCACCGACGTGCACGTCTACGACACCACCCTGCGCGACGGGGCCCAGCAGGAGGGCCTCAACCTGTCCGTCGCGGACAAGCTCGTCATCGCGGCGCACCTCGACGATCTGGGCGTAGGCTTCATCGAAGGTGGCTGGCCGGGAGCCAACCCGAAGGACACCGACTTCTTCGCCCGCGCCGCCCGGGAGCTCCAGCTGCGGAACTCCCAGCTCGCGGCGTTCGGCGCGACCCGCCGCGCGGGCCTGGCCGCCGCCGACGACCCGCAGGTCCGCGGGCTGCTCGACGCGCAGGCGCCGGTCGTCACGCTGGTCGCGAAGTCGCACGTGCGGCACGTCGACCTCGCCCTGCGTACCACCCGCGAGGAGAACCTCGCGATGATCCGCGACACGGTGACGTTCCTGCGCGGGGAGGGCCGACGCGTGTTCCTTGACGCGGAGCACTTCTTCGACGGGTACCGCGCGGACCGCGACTACGCCCTCGAGGTCATCCGGGTCGCCGCCGAGTCCGGCGCGGAGGTCGTGGCGCTGTGCGACACCAACGGCGGGATGCTGCCCGACGAGGTGGGTGAGGTCGTCGCCGACGCGCTCGCCGCCACCGGCGCCCGGCTCGGCATCCACTGCCACAACGACACCGGCTGCGCTGTCGCCAACTCGTTGGCGGCCGTCGGCGCGGGCGCGACGCACGTGCAGGGGACGATCAACGGCTACGGCGAGCGCACCGGCAACGCCAACCTCCTCACCGTGGTGGCGAACCTCCAGCTCAAGAAGGGCATGACCCTCATCGAGCCAGAGCGGATGCGGGAGGCGACCCACATCGCGCGCTCCATCGGCGAGGTGACGAACGTGCCCGCGACGTCGCGGCAACCGTACGTCGGGACCAGTGCCTTCGCGCACAAGGCCGGCCTGCACGCCAGCGCCATCAAGGTGGACGCGGACCTCTACCAGCACCACGACCCGGCCGAGGTCGGCAACGAGATGCGGATGTTGGTCTCCGACATGGCCGGCCGGGCCAGCATCGAGCTCAAGGGCCGCGAGCTTGGGTTCGACCTGGCCGATCAGCGCGACGTGCTGGGCAGCGTGGTCGATCGGGTCAAGGACATGGAATCGCGCGGGTACACCTTCGACGCCGCCGACGCCTCGTTCGAGCTGCTGCTGCGCCGCGAGCTCGGCAACGACGATCTGAACTACTTCGACGTCGAGTCCTGGCGGGTGACCACCGACGCGGGCGGCGTCGAGCGGGGCGCGCCGGCCATGTCGGAGGCCAGCGTCAAGCTGCACGCCGGCGGCCGGCACGTGGCGCTGGGGGAGGGCAACGGCCCGGTCAACGCCCTCGACCACGCCCTGCGGCTGGCGTTGGTGGGTGTGTACCCCGAGCTGGACGACATCGAGCTCACCGACTACAAGGTCCGCATCCTCGACGCCTCGCACGGCACCGACGCGATCACCCGCGTACTGATCGAGCACACCGGTACCGACGACACCTGGAGCACCGTGGGCGTTGCCGCCAACATCGTCGAGGCCAGCTGGATCGCGCTCGTGGACGGCATCGTGTACGGCCTGCTCCGGATGGGCGTCCCCCCGCGCCGATAA
- a CDS encoding HAD family phosphatase, translated as MTEHLPHAHPTRVYESPHLPVDHLRGADLPRAVLWDLDGTLMDTEPLWFAQERELVTEYGGTWTHDDALSLVGLALLDSADQIRARTPVTLGRESIVERMQAGVVVAMRAAGVPWRPGALELLHELSAAGVPQALVTMSWRPVLEVVLGALPTGTFATVVTGDMVRHGKPHPEPYLTGLAGLGVDAREPEAVNRCVAIEDSSTGSASAVAAGIPTLVTPCVKPVDPAPGLALAPSLDGVRAADLLALTTPPAAG; from the coding sequence ATGACGGAGCACCTGCCCCACGCCCACCCGACCCGTGTCTACGAGTCCCCGCATTTGCCGGTCGACCATCTGCGCGGCGCTGACCTGCCCCGCGCGGTCCTGTGGGACCTCGACGGCACCCTGATGGACACCGAGCCGCTGTGGTTCGCGCAGGAACGCGAGCTGGTCACGGAGTACGGCGGCACCTGGACCCACGACGACGCGTTGTCGCTGGTCGGCCTGGCGCTGCTCGACTCTGCCGACCAGATCCGGGCCCGCACCCCGGTCACCCTGGGCCGCGAGTCGATCGTCGAGCGGATGCAGGCGGGCGTGGTGGTCGCGATGCGCGCGGCTGGCGTGCCGTGGCGGCCGGGTGCGCTGGAGCTGTTGCACGAGCTCAGCGCGGCCGGGGTGCCGCAGGCGTTGGTGACGATGTCCTGGCGGCCCGTGCTCGAGGTGGTGCTGGGCGCGCTCCCTACCGGGACGTTCGCGACGGTGGTGACCGGCGACATGGTCAGGCACGGGAAACCGCACCCGGAGCCCTACCTCACGGGCCTGGCCGGCCTCGGCGTCGACGCCCGCGAACCCGAGGCGGTGAACCGGTGCGTGGCCATCGAGGACTCCTCGACCGGCTCGGCGTCGGCCGTCGCCGCGGGGATCCCCACGCTGGTCACGCCGTGCGTCAAGCCCGTGGATCCCGCCCCGGGGCTGGCGCTGGCTCCCTCGCTGGACGGCGTCCGCGCCGCCGACCTGCTGGCGCTGACGACCCCGCCCGCCGCGGGTTGA
- the metH gene encoding methionine synthase, whose product MGTMLQAQDPSLADFQNYEGCNEILNVTRPDIVRSVHDAYLEVGCDAVETNTFGANLGNLGEYDIAERTYELAEAGARVAREAADAWSTPERPRFVLGSIGPGTKLPSLGHAPYAELRDAYQQCALGLIDGGADALLIETCQDLLQAKAAIVGAKRALAERSADLAVIAQVTVETTGTMLMGSEIGAALVALAPLGIDVIGLNCATGPAEMSEHLRHLATYSPIPISVLPNAGLPELTKDGAHYPLGPDELAAAHRRFVADYGVAVVGGCCGTTPAHLAAVVEAVGGAPVPPRQVTREPSVASLYTSVPLRQDASYLSIGERTNANGSKAFREAMLEGRLDDCVDIAREQTRDGAHLLDVCIDYVGRDGAADMSELAYRFATASTLPLVLDSTEPAVIQAGLERLGGRAVINSVNYEDGDGPTSRFARMMALVREHGAAVVALTIDETGQARTAEHKVTVASRLIDALTGEHGMAVEDIIVDCLTFPIATGQEETRRDAIETIEAIREITTRYPGVSTTLGVSNVSFGLKPAARQVLNSVFLDECVKAGLSSAIVNSAKIVPVARIAPEQLEVALDLVYDRRRYDESGALTYDPLARMLELFEGVDSASVKESRAAALAALPLAERLAQRIIDGERNGLEADLAEALDGGQDPLAIINDHLLAGMKTVGELFGSGRMQLPFVLQSAETMKAAVAYLEPSIEAAAEASGTARQAKAKILLATVKGDVHDIGKNLVDIILSNNGYDVVNLGIKQPIADIIRAAEENAVDAIGMSGLLVKSTVIMKDNLEELNQRGLAARWPVLLGGAALTRAYVESDLAEIYAGQVRYARDAFEGLRLMDAVAAARTPGGPTLAETLPPLRARRVAGRGAGDSGDDAPSFDDTTRSDVARGAALDVPTPPFWGTRVVKGIALADYAGYLDERATFLGQWGLKPGRGEGEGRESATYEELVEAEGRPRLRMWLDRIAAEQIMEPAVVYGYFPCYSEGNSLVVLDPAGMGAGDAGAELPPEVGRYTFPRQRRDRRLCLADFFRDRGETELSGPDVIALQLVTMGSHVSEVTAKLYAENAYRDYLELHGLSVQLTEALAEMWHARVREELGLGRMGDLPLGDVLDVKFPGCRYSFGYPACPDLEDRAKSVRLLQPERIGVELSEELQLHPEQSTDAIVLHHPEAKYFKV is encoded by the coding sequence ATGGGCACGATGCTCCAGGCGCAGGACCCCAGCCTCGCGGACTTCCAGAACTACGAGGGCTGCAACGAGATCCTTAACGTGACCCGGCCGGACATCGTCCGCTCGGTCCACGACGCCTACCTCGAGGTCGGCTGCGACGCGGTCGAGACCAACACGTTCGGCGCGAACCTGGGCAACCTGGGGGAGTACGACATCGCCGAGCGCACCTATGAGCTCGCCGAGGCGGGCGCACGGGTGGCGCGCGAGGCGGCGGACGCGTGGTCCACGCCGGAGCGGCCCCGGTTCGTCCTCGGGTCGATCGGGCCCGGCACGAAGCTGCCGAGCCTGGGGCATGCGCCGTACGCCGAGCTGCGGGACGCCTACCAGCAGTGCGCGCTGGGGCTGATCGACGGCGGGGCCGACGCCCTGCTCATCGAGACCTGCCAAGACCTGCTGCAGGCCAAGGCCGCGATCGTGGGCGCCAAGCGGGCCCTCGCCGAGCGGTCCGCGGACCTCGCGGTGATCGCCCAGGTCACCGTGGAGACGACCGGCACCATGCTCATGGGCTCGGAGATCGGCGCGGCGCTCGTCGCCCTGGCGCCGCTCGGGATCGACGTCATCGGCCTCAACTGCGCCACCGGCCCGGCGGAGATGAGCGAGCACCTGCGGCACCTGGCGACGTACAGTCCCATCCCGATCAGCGTCCTGCCGAACGCGGGCCTGCCCGAGCTGACCAAGGACGGGGCGCACTACCCGCTGGGACCCGACGAGCTGGCCGCCGCGCACCGGCGCTTCGTCGCGGACTACGGCGTGGCCGTGGTCGGCGGCTGCTGCGGCACGACCCCCGCCCACCTGGCCGCGGTCGTCGAGGCCGTCGGCGGGGCGCCGGTGCCGCCCCGGCAGGTCACCCGCGAACCGAGCGTCGCCAGCCTCTACACCTCCGTGCCGCTGCGCCAGGACGCGAGTTACCTGTCCATCGGGGAGCGCACCAACGCCAACGGCTCCAAGGCCTTCCGCGAGGCGATGCTCGAAGGCCGCCTCGACGACTGCGTCGACATCGCCCGCGAGCAGACCCGCGATGGGGCGCACCTGCTCGACGTCTGCATCGACTACGTCGGCCGGGACGGGGCCGCGGACATGAGCGAGCTGGCGTACCGGTTCGCCACCGCCTCGACCCTCCCGCTCGTGCTCGACTCCACCGAGCCCGCGGTGATCCAGGCCGGGCTGGAGCGGCTGGGCGGCCGCGCGGTCATCAACTCGGTGAACTACGAGGACGGCGACGGCCCCACCAGCCGGTTCGCCCGGATGATGGCGCTGGTGCGCGAGCACGGCGCCGCGGTCGTGGCCCTGACCATCGACGAGACCGGGCAGGCGCGCACCGCCGAGCACAAGGTCACCGTCGCGAGCCGGCTCATCGACGCCCTCACCGGCGAGCACGGCATGGCGGTCGAGGACATCATCGTCGACTGCCTCACGTTCCCGATCGCCACCGGCCAGGAGGAGACCCGCCGCGACGCCATCGAGACGATCGAGGCGATCCGCGAGATCACCACCCGCTACCCGGGGGTGAGCACCACCCTCGGGGTGTCCAACGTGAGCTTCGGCCTCAAGCCGGCCGCGCGTCAGGTGCTCAACTCGGTGTTCCTCGACGAGTGCGTGAAGGCGGGGCTGAGCAGCGCCATCGTCAACTCCGCCAAGATCGTGCCGGTGGCGCGTATCGCGCCGGAGCAGCTCGAGGTGGCGCTGGACCTGGTGTACGACCGCCGCCGGTACGACGAGTCGGGCGCGCTCACCTACGACCCGCTGGCCCGGATGCTGGAGCTCTTCGAGGGCGTCGACTCGGCCTCGGTCAAGGAGTCCCGGGCTGCGGCACTGGCCGCGCTGCCGCTGGCCGAGCGCCTGGCGCAGCGCATCATCGACGGCGAACGCAACGGGCTGGAGGCCGACCTGGCGGAGGCCCTCGACGGCGGGCAGGACCCGCTGGCCATCATTAACGACCACCTGCTGGCGGGTATGAAGACCGTCGGGGAGCTGTTCGGTTCGGGTCGGATGCAACTGCCGTTCGTGCTGCAGTCGGCCGAGACGATGAAGGCGGCCGTCGCCTATCTGGAGCCCTCCATCGAGGCGGCCGCCGAGGCCTCCGGGACGGCCCGGCAGGCCAAGGCCAAGATCCTGCTCGCCACGGTCAAGGGCGACGTGCACGACATCGGCAAGAACCTCGTCGACATCATCCTGTCGAACAACGGCTACGACGTCGTCAACCTGGGCATCAAGCAGCCCATCGCCGACATCATCCGGGCCGCCGAGGAGAACGCGGTCGACGCGATCGGGATGTCCGGGCTGCTCGTGAAGTCGACGGTCATCATGAAGGACAACCTGGAGGAGCTCAACCAGCGCGGCCTCGCCGCCCGCTGGCCGGTGCTGCTCGGTGGGGCGGCGCTGACCAGGGCGTACGTCGAGAGCGACCTCGCCGAGATCTACGCCGGTCAGGTCCGTTACGCCCGCGACGCCTTCGAGGGGCTGCGGCTCATGGACGCGGTCGCCGCGGCTCGGACCCCCGGTGGGCCGACCCTGGCCGAGACGCTGCCGCCGCTGCGGGCGCGGCGCGTCGCCGGCCGCGGCGCCGGGGATTCCGGTGACGACGCGCCGTCCTTCGACGACACCACCCGCTCGGACGTCGCGCGCGGCGCCGCCCTCGACGTACCGACGCCGCCCTTCTGGGGGACCCGCGTCGTCAAGGGGATCGCGCTCGCTGACTACGCGGGCTATCTCGACGAGCGGGCGACGTTCCTCGGGCAGTGGGGGCTCAAGCCCGGCCGCGGCGAGGGCGAGGGGCGCGAGAGCGCGACGTACGAGGAACTCGTCGAGGCCGAGGGCCGCCCGCGGCTGCGGATGTGGCTGGACCGCATCGCCGCCGAGCAGATCATGGAGCCGGCGGTCGTCTACGGCTACTTCCCCTGCTACTCCGAAGGGAACTCGCTGGTCGTGCTGGACCCGGCGGGGATGGGCGCGGGCGACGCCGGCGCCGAATTGCCGCCGGAGGTGGGGCGCTACACGTTCCCGCGGCAGCGCCGCGACCGGCGGCTCTGCCTGGCCGACTTCTTCCGGGACCGGGGCGAGACCGAGCTGTCGGGGCCGGACGTCATCGCGCTGCAGCTGGTCACGATGGGCAGCCACGTCTCGGAGGTGACGGCCAAGCTGTACGCCGAGAACGCCTACCGCGACTACCTGGAGCTGCACGGCCTGTCGGTCCAGCTCACCGAGGCCCTGGCCGAGATGTGGCACGCGCGGGTCCGCGAGGAGCTGGGACTCGGCCGGATGGGCGACCTGCCGCTCGGGGACGTGCTGGATGTGAAGTTCCCCGGCTGCCGCTACAGCTTCGGCTACCCGGCCTGCCCGGACCTGGAGGACCGCGCCAAGTCGGTGCGGCTGCTCCAGCCCGAACGCATCGGGGTCGAGCTGTCGGAGGAGCTGCAGCTGCACCCCGAACAGTCCACCGACGCCATCGTGTTGCACCACCCGGAAGCGAAGTACTTCAAGGTATGA
- a CDS encoding PAC2 family protein, giving the protein MIDLEDVPPLRRPLVLAAFEGWNDAAEAASTVITHLAEAWDAQPVASLDPEDYYDMQVNRPRVALEDGVRRVTWPTTTILVATPPELDRDVILVDGIEPSMRWRSFVGELLDFAVEAGAESVVCLGALLAEVPHTRPLPVIVTSEDAALRERVRAERSSYEGPTGIVGVLADAAQARDLTSMSLWASVPHYAAGAHSAKATLAILRQLEDLFGWTLPHGDLAEDSRAWERGVDELASAEEEVAEYVRHLEASTDAADSPAASGDAIAREFERYLRGRGEPDASR; this is encoded by the coding sequence GTGATCGACCTCGAGGACGTCCCGCCGCTGCGCCGCCCGCTCGTGCTCGCCGCGTTCGAGGGCTGGAACGACGCGGCCGAGGCGGCATCGACGGTGATCACGCACCTTGCGGAGGCCTGGGACGCCCAGCCGGTGGCCAGCCTCGACCCCGAGGACTACTACGACATGCAGGTGAACCGTCCCCGGGTGGCGCTGGAGGACGGCGTACGCCGGGTGACGTGGCCGACCACGACGATCCTCGTCGCGACGCCCCCCGAGCTGGACCGCGACGTGATCCTGGTGGACGGGATCGAGCCCTCGATGCGGTGGCGCAGTTTCGTGGGCGAGCTGTTGGACTTTGCGGTCGAGGCCGGGGCGGAATCCGTCGTCTGCCTCGGGGCACTACTCGCCGAGGTGCCGCACACCCGCCCGCTGCCGGTCATCGTGACCTCCGAGGACGCCGCGCTGCGGGAGCGCGTGCGGGCCGAACGGAGCAGCTACGAGGGCCCGACCGGCATCGTCGGGGTGCTCGCCGACGCCGCCCAGGCGCGGGACCTGACGTCGATGTCCCTGTGGGCGTCCGTGCCGCACTACGCGGCGGGCGCCCACTCGGCCAAGGCCACCCTGGCGATCCTTCGCCAGCTGGAGGACCTGTTCGGCTGGACCCTGCCGCACGGCGACCTCGCCGAGGACTCCCGGGCCTGGGAACGGGGCGTGGACGAGCTGGCGAGCGCTGAAGAGGAGGTGGCGGAGTACGTGCGTCACCTCGAGGCCTCGACCGATGCCGCCGACTCCCCGGCCGCCTCCGGCGATGCGATCGCCCGCGAGTTCGAGCGCTACCTGCGCGGCCGCGGCGAGCCCGACGCCTCCCGCTGA
- a CDS encoding SCO1664 family protein, with product MSLPGAGGHPVPLDAADAATFAALRTGAIEVVGQLTDASNGVFLVVVDGVRADGGRGYAVLKPVRYERPLWDFPDGTLAGREVAACLVDRAGGWGLVPATVLRDDVHGALQRWVGALPPGIPDDPDAPDASETIAETGSPAGADAGSDAPAGGDSGATATRGATATRGGAAASGGGARRRRPRPRRATELHDPEDAHVVTLVKAGAATPGWLPVLPAQLADGTDVVVAHADLPRLASLAVLDAALNNTDRKGSHVLRDSTGGLWGIDHGVSLHADDKLRTILWGWQGDPLPPADIDRLGRLTQALAEDGEDSLSAALAEHITAAEIEALRRRVARLLDAGVFPAPSGDWHSIPWPPL from the coding sequence ATGAGCCTGCCCGGAGCCGGCGGACACCCGGTGCCGCTCGACGCCGCCGACGCGGCCACGTTCGCGGCCCTGCGCACCGGCGCCATCGAGGTCGTGGGACAGCTCACCGACGCCTCCAACGGGGTGTTCCTGGTCGTGGTGGACGGGGTGCGGGCCGACGGCGGACGCGGGTACGCCGTGTTGAAGCCGGTCCGTTACGAGCGGCCGCTGTGGGACTTCCCGGACGGCACGCTCGCCGGCCGGGAGGTCGCCGCGTGCTTGGTGGATCGGGCCGGGGGATGGGGGCTCGTCCCCGCGACCGTGCTGCGCGACGACGTGCATGGCGCCTTGCAGCGCTGGGTGGGCGCGCTGCCGCCTGGCATACCGGACGATCCCGATGCCCCGGACGCTTCCGAGACGATCGCCGAGACGGGGTCCCCCGCGGGTGCCGACGCGGGATCGGACGCGCCGGCCGGCGGCGACTCAGGCGCCACCGCGACTCGGGGCGCCACCGCGACTCGGGGCGGGGCCGCGGCTTCCGGGGGCGGGGCGCGGCGGCGCCGGCCGCGGCCGCGGCGGGCCACCGAACTGCATGACCCCGAGGACGCCCACGTCGTGACGCTGGTCAAGGCGGGCGCGGCGACCCCGGGCTGGCTTCCCGTGCTCCCGGCGCAGCTCGCCGACGGCACCGACGTGGTCGTCGCGCACGCCGACCTGCCTCGACTGGCCTCGCTGGCGGTGCTCGACGCCGCCCTGAACAACACCGATCGCAAGGGCAGCCACGTGCTCCGGGACAGCACCGGCGGCCTGTGGGGCATCGACCACGGCGTCAGCCTGCACGCCGACGACAAGCTGCGCACAATCCTGTGGGGCTGGCAGGGCGACCCGCTGCCCCCGGCCGACATCGACCGGCTGGGGCGCCTGACGCAAGCCCTCGCCGAGGATGGGGAGGACTCGCTGAGCGCCGCGCTGGCCGAGCACATCACCGCCGCGGAGATCGAGGCCCTGCGACGCCGCGTCGCCCGGCTGCTCGACGCCGGCGTGTTCCCCGCGCCGAGCGGGGACTGGCATTCCATCCCCTGGCCGCCGCTCTAA
- a CDS encoding DUF3090 family protein — protein MALISYDPPERFVAGTIGPPGQREFYLQASAGPRTTSVGLEKTQVAILADRVNDLLDEFAGGEATEQAARPFVDDRPLNTPVEEEFRVGTMGLSWDPEVRRLVLELHAVGDSFDTADAEELAEAGENAVDPATDPTQLVLRVSLPGGMARAFARRGRRVVDAGRPQCPFCAGPIDADGHICPRANGYRR, from the coding sequence ATGGCGCTCATCTCCTACGATCCGCCCGAGCGGTTCGTCGCGGGCACGATCGGGCCGCCCGGCCAGCGGGAGTTCTACCTGCAGGCCAGCGCGGGCCCGCGCACCACGTCGGTGGGCCTGGAGAAGACACAGGTCGCCATCCTCGCGGACCGGGTCAACGACCTGCTCGACGAGTTCGCGGGCGGTGAGGCGACCGAGCAGGCCGCGCGGCCGTTCGTGGACGACCGGCCGCTGAACACGCCGGTCGAGGAGGAGTTCCGGGTCGGCACGATGGGCCTGTCCTGGGACCCGGAGGTGCGGCGGCTGGTCTTGGAGCTGCACGCGGTGGGCGACTCGTTCGACACCGCGGACGCGGAGGAGCTGGCCGAGGCCGGCGAGAACGCCGTGGACCCGGCCACGGACCCCACCCAGTTGGTGCTGCGGGTGAGCCTGCCCGGCGGGATGGCCCGGGCCTTCGCCCGCCGAGGCCGCCGCGTCGTGGACGCCGGGCGCCCCCAGTGCCCGTTCTGCGCGGGTCCCATCGACGCGGACGGGCACATCTGCCCACGAGCCAACGGATACCGCCGCTGA
- a CDS encoding MSMEG_4193 family putative phosphomutase: protein MAAMATVLLIRHGRTTANAAGLLAGWTPGVELDERGREQAAALGARLEAVPLALVVSSPLTRCLQTLDLVVSGRDIPRIEDERLGECRYGGWTGRPIAELAKEPLWRVVQTQPSAARFPDSEAHPGESIREMSARAVAAVRELDATVEAEHGPGAVWAAVSHGDVIKAILADAAGCPLDLFQRWHVDPAGVSVVRYTAQRPFVIRTNDTGAVWTALPSPAPAGGPAGGPEGGGDGGSGGPADGDAVVGGGDGAGG from the coding sequence ATGGCGGCCATGGCAACGGTCCTGCTCATCCGCCATGGCCGGACGACGGCGAACGCCGCCGGCCTGCTCGCCGGCTGGACGCCGGGCGTCGAGTTGGACGAGCGGGGGCGCGAGCAGGCCGCGGCGCTCGGCGCTCGGCTCGAGGCGGTGCCGCTGGCGCTAGTCGTCAGCAGCCCGTTGACGCGGTGCCTGCAGACGCTCGACCTGGTCGTGAGTGGCCGCGACATCCCCCGGATCGAGGACGAACGGCTGGGGGAGTGCCGGTACGGCGGGTGGACCGGCCGTCCCATCGCCGAGTTGGCCAAGGAACCGCTGTGGCGCGTCGTCCAGACCCAGCCCAGTGCCGCCCGCTTCCCGGACTCGGAGGCACACCCCGGCGAGTCCATTCGGGAGATGTCGGCGCGAGCCGTCGCCGCCGTCCGCGAGCTGGACGCCACGGTCGAGGCGGAGCACGGGCCGGGGGCCGTCTGGGCCGCCGTCAGCCACGGCGACGTCATCAAGGCGATCCTGGCCGACGCCGCAGGCTGCCCCCTGGACCTCTTCCAGCGCTGGCACGTCGACCCCGCCGGGGTGTCGGTGGTGCGGTACACGGCCCAGCGCCCGTTCGTCATCCGCACGAATGACACGGGGGCGGTGTGGACGGCGCTGCCGTCGCCCGCGCCCGCGGGTGGCCCTGCGGGCGGACCCGAGGGCGGCGGAGACGGTGGCAGCGGTGGGCCCGCCGACGGCGACGCCGTCGTGGGCGGCGGCGACGGCGCCGGGGGCTAG